CGCGTTGCAACAGCGGGGCAAAGGACGTGCTCGGTATCGGCATCGGCGTGCCCGGCCCGGTCAACTTCGAGATCGGCCAGCTCGTGAACCCGCCGTTGATGCCCGCGTGGGACAGCTTCTCGATCCGGGACTACCTGCGCGAGGACTATGCGGCACCCGTCTTCGTCGACAACGACGTGAACCTGATGGCGCTCGGCGAGCTCTGGCGGCTGAAGCGCTCGCTGAACAACTTTCTCGTGATCAAGATCGGCACCGGCATCGGCTGCGGCATCGTCTGCCACGGCGAGGTCTATCGCGGCGCCGCCGGTTCGGCTGGCGACGTGGGCCACATCTGCGTCGACCAGGAGGGCCCGCGCTGCCATTGCGGCAACGTCGGCTGCGTCGAAGCCATGGCCGCGGGCCCGGCCATCACGCGCATGGCGATGCAGGCGGCCGAAGCCGGCGAAAGCGCCATGCTCGCCGAATGCCTGCGCGTGCACGGGCGCATCGACGCGGTCGACGTGGGCCAGGCAAGCCGCGCCGGCGACACGGCGGCCAACGGCATCATCCAGCGCGCCGGCAACCTCATCGGCCAGATGCTCGCCTCGGTCGTGAATTTCTTCAATCCGTCGCATGTGTTCATCGGCGGCGGCATCACGCGCATCGGACCGCTGTTTCTCGCGGCGGTGCGGCAGAGCGTCTACCAGCGCTCGCTCGCGCTTTCCACGCGTCATCTCGAGATCCAGTACACGCCGCTCGGCACGCAG
The Variovorax paradoxus genome window above contains:
- a CDS encoding ROK family protein, encoding MRLLETTFWSAGGSRHAMAEQLGFSKSKANSLIAGLVEQGLLAEAGLQRSSGGRRAENLQLHAGLGVLIGIDIGATSLDVAVLRPDLTVLAQHDEPADVREGPAVVLARVRVLMRELLARCNSGAKDVLGIGIGVPGPVNFEIGQLVNPPLMPAWDSFSIRDYLREDYAAPVFVDNDVNLMALGELWRLKRSLNNFLVIKIGTGIGCGIVCHGEVYRGAAGSAGDVGHICVDQEGPRCHCGNVGCVEAMAAGPAITRMAMQAAEAGESAMLAECLRVHGRIDAVDVGQASRAGDTAANGIIQRAGNLIGQMLASVVNFFNPSHVFIGGGITRIGPLFLAAVRQSVYQRSLALSTRHLEIQYTPLGTQGGLVGAGVLAMHETLKVRGVAP